The Ficedula albicollis isolate OC2 chromosome 1, FicAlb1.5, whole genome shotgun sequence nucleotide sequence TGTCTAATTGTAGCTGATATGGCATGATTCAAGACAGTTGTGGACTTGTTTCCTCTGAATAGGgaagggaattaatttttttacctcctttctcttcctttctgatGTGTAATTCAAAGAGCTGAGTGAGGTGCCTTCGATCAGAGGTAGCATGTAAAAATTTCAAACCCTGACACTTGCAGAAATGCATCACTGCTcatgagaaagggaaaagaaataagattGAAGTTAGTGTTGCAGCAGATGACTTTACATGTATGCCATAGATGTCAGTGTTACTTACACAGAAATATACAAAAAATCCAGTTAAAATTACATAAGGTAATGGATTGTtgaattttaaacaaacaaacaaaccaacctgCAATAAACCAACCAAACTATTTAATTATAGTTAGAGAGGTAcaatttttcacttaaaaaccacgtttttttcaaattttctttcgTAGGTTGAGAGAGCAGTAGATGCTCTGAACCAAAGGCCTGGCAAAGAAATCTTTTATGAATAGCtacagaatatatttaaaagatgctTCAGATGATTTCCATGTTATCTGTGACTGTCAGCTTATGAATAACTTAGattctgaaagtattttctaCAATAAATGCAGACCCATCAAATTCTCTACTGATTTTTCATGACCAAAAGTCATACTCCAATAAAAAACTGGTGCTGCCTTCTGATAGGGAAGTGCTAACAGTTGATTTCTTGGTGATTGGCATCCTAAGAACTCAACTGAAAGGCGAGCAACCACaacatattttaattaacatATATTaattgtttgaaataaaaattggtTTTTGCTGTCCTTCTTTTCAGCtgcaattacattttaaatatcagtCAAAGACCCAGGACGAATGAAGGTTATAATCAGAAGTATTTAAATGCAAGTGGATGATTTGACATCCCAGGAGCAACAGCCTCCTCCAGACTGTGCTCATGCAGTCTGTGTGTTTGACAGCACTGTGAGCGTGCTGCTTTAAAACTTGTAGTTTTATTATGGAGCTTTTTTAGATTGTCTTGCCACTTTATCTTGCTCATGTTGAGAATTGTGTCTAAAAGGACTTTTCATGTAATTGTTCTGTGTGATTGTGGTTCTAGTTCTTGTCCTTGAAGATCAACaggattttgtatttcttttaggAAAACTTTCACATTTGCTTTTCACAGAAGTCCTACATATTCTTATAAGCACAAGATTAGTGGTtgatgaggatttttttaatacatcaaTTTGAAAATAGCTTGGAGGGGGAGGAGAGAAGATGACACATGCTGGTGGCATATGTAAACAATAGTATTTTACTGTGTatcttttgtgtgtgtataatTAATGCATTTGGACAAATTCAGAGAAATTTTGAGATACATGGACAGTTCTTGTATGACTGAAATGTAAAGTGATATGATTTTTAAACATTAGAGTCTGGAAAAGTTCCACTTAGAACCATATCTTTTATAGAACCACATTTTTTATGACCTGTAGGTCTGTAACATGAGGACTAGATAGaaaatttcatcatttttaGACAGTGGTTTCTTGCTGATGGAGTATTCTGGAGAGGTTGAATTTCCCCATTTGATAAAATCATGTTGGGATATGTTTCACTCACTGCTGCCTGGTCTGGAAATGCAGCATCGCTGTATTAATTCATCTCTAGCAAGGGACCTAGCTAGCAACACCTGCTGtatgttaaaaatgaaaaagagtttCATGTTGAGGGATAAGTGGACCTTGAATTTGTATTCTTAGCCCTTGCTACTAAGGATTGATTTGTTCCCCCTAAAATCCAAGCCACAACTGTTCTCAGCCTGTCTTGTGTTAGCTGTTTTCCTTGGTTGTCACTTGCAGTGTAGATTGTACTGTCTTTTgttgacattatttttttcctctacaatATCAATGTTTTGGGAGAGCTActtagttggttttttttctttcttgataaCAATCTTACTTGAATTTTGGGTTCATATGAGCTCTGAATGATGATTGGTTTCAATGACAAAGCTTAGAGTTAGTGCTTCTGCTTCTTGCCTTTTGtgctgatttttcagtttgcttctGTGAAGTGACTGGTTTGTAATACTTGTGTTTAAATTAGTTACAGTTGTTGTATAGAAACTATTaaaactttgtttaaaatataaattaagatTTGATAAATAGTGGAGGTGAGGAGAATGAAGGTATTTATTCCATTCCTTAGAGTGAATAGTCTTTAATGCCAGCAGGTGGTCTGTTCAGAGCTGATAGTATTCGTTGCATTTACTAAGTCACTGTGCAAAGCAAGGGCTCTGTTCATTGCCTGTCCTTATGAGCACAAATGGTTGCTAGAAATACTGACTTTGGCATTGTAGGATGCCATTACTGGAAACCTGTTATGCTAAACTTAATGTCAAATACTTTTGTTAGCTATTTAATATGTATGTATGATTATAAAATTTAATACTCTGCAGATTGGACCCAATTCCTGTAATAAAATTAATCCCCTCTGGCATTATTTTGTTGGTTTACGTGTTTCTGGCAATTGCTATTAGTGTAGCAGTATGGTATAAATTTAGGATTAAGTTAGTTGAGAAACCACTTAACTTAAAAATTAAGTTAGCTATTTTAAACTCTCTTGCAATCCTGTTTTTTGCAAATTCAGTACAATAGATTACCATAAACACTAATGAACAGTCAAAAATCATTTATTCCGGTTAAAATCCATTCTGAATTTGTTATAAGCAAAACATACTTTAAGCTTGCTTATTATATGAAAATACTCCCACTGCTGTTCAGCAGAGCAGTTAGGTATATGCACATTCATCACACAGGTACACAAAAATTCAGCTAGACTCTCTGGTTGAAAGACAGCATTGAGAAAACATATTACAAAGAGCATAAAGCATTCCATCTGTGTTTACAATGTTAGCAGATAATTCTTGTTAAATTCTGgcataaaattttcattcagcTTAAGTAAGCCAGAGATAGATGTCATTATGAGATTTACATACCATTAGCTCACATCAGTTGATtagcagctgagctctgtggtACAGGGCTAGTTAGATGCATTATTTGTGAtgccaggaggctgcagctcaAGGAGGTTTACAGGCTGCCTGCTCGTTTCCTTTGCCTTTGTGATTACTTGATAAAATGCAGTGCATCACTGTGAACAATCGACCCTCTTGAGCAGTCCAGACTGGTCAGCAGTCTAAATCCACATTTTAAAGCTGTCATTATAGCCTCAAATTTAAGAGTTTCCAGGGTGCAGACAAAGGTGTTGTCCTCCTTCAGTACCAATCGTGTACCGTTTTCAGACTTTATGAAGTACTTGAATTGAATAATATTTGAAGATACTGAAAACTCCTCTGGAAATCCATCCAGCCTGCTTTTGGACACCAGTACaattctggattttatttttgcaatgaaTTCAGGAGCATTACAAAAGATTCTAAGTCCTTGTGAACGGTCGTGGCTGTCAGTTATTTCCAGGAAAGTAGTCTCTCGAGATGCTAGCTGTTCCTTCTCCCACCTTGATTTCACTGCCTCTGAGAGTACCTTAAGCTGGAAAAATTCAGCTTCTTGTGCCAAAAGTTGATTTTCTCGAAACCCCTCTGGTAGAAGAAGTTCTCCATTCCGTAGGAAGTTGAGGATGTGTCTGAAAAGGAGTCCATCTCTGTCTATGAAGTAATGACCATCTGCATCATATGGGCACATTATTCTTCCATTTATGATCCCCTCCAGAAAAGAATCTGGATACTTGGTTAGTGTCTGTTTTTGTGTGATATATAGGTAACCACCGACATTCAGAGTAATCAGAGACGTTTTATAGTCCTTGTCTAGCTCGGAGCTTTCAgagttgctgtttttttcttcgCATTCGTTTTCTCTCCTGcttgcttttctctccattaTTGAAGCTAGGACAACAATACAGCTATCCTGCTTTGCTCTTGTCAGCTTGCAGGGAGGATGTTTCTTATTAAAAAGCACCTTTATTCAGCTCCAGCTCGATGTTGGAATGGAAATGCTGCTCGCATTGCTCCGACTGTCAGCTTGGGTTTGCAGTAGGTGGCGTatcagctgtgtgtgcacagagatAGCAGGAATATGACTGTAAGAGAGAATTTGCATTTAACTGTGTAAGGGAAGAAGCGTATGATaactgtttatttctttcctttaagtCTCAGTAGTTTGCATAGCTTAGGTGgttctgcacagaaatgcatACTGCTATACTAAATaac carries:
- the KCTD4 gene encoding BTB/POZ domain-containing protein KCTD4, which produces MERKASRRENECEEKNSNSESSELDKDYKTSLITLNVGGYLYITQKQTLTKYPDSFLEGIINGRIMCPYDADGHYFIDRDGLLFRHILNFLRNGELLLPEGFRENQLLAQEAEFFQLKVLSEAVKSRWEKEQLASRETTFLEITDSHDRSQGLRIFCNAPEFIAKIKSRIVLVSKSRLDGFPEEFSVSSNIIQFKYFIKSENGTRLVLKEDNTFVCTLETLKFEAIMTALKCGFRLLTSLDCSRGSIVHSDALHFIK